In Corynebacterium matruchotii, a single genomic region encodes these proteins:
- the purT gene encoding formate-dependent phosphoribosylglycinamide formyltransferase produces MYTPQTIGTPLTQGALRVMLLGSGELGKEVAIAFQRLGVEVHAVDRYENAPAHQVAHFAYKVDLTDGKAVAELVDYIDPHFIVPEIEEIATATLVELEDSGRTVVPTARATRLTMNRQRIRKLAAVELGLPVAAYWFADDFDDFRAAIRHAGFPCIVKPIMSTSGRGQTVVRSEDDVLLAWETAQTGGRPERVIVERFIDFDFEITLLVVRSIDPTTGELATWFCEPIGHRQDASGYVESWQPMPLSPAALDSARSIAARITNALGGRGVFGVELFISGDEVYFSEVSPHPHDTGMVTLSTQRVDEFALHARAILGLPIDVTCISPGASAVIHGGTDATGPHYSGLASALAVPETDVRLFGKPESFAMRRMGVAISTAEDVVTARKRATEAASYVHVSGRPVDRSVPS; encoded by the coding sequence ATGTATACTCCGCAAACGATTGGGACACCACTCACCCAGGGGGCCCTGCGCGTCATGCTATTAGGGTCGGGGGAGCTGGGGAAAGAGGTGGCAATAGCCTTTCAACGACTTGGCGTCGAAGTGCATGCAGTCGACCGATACGAAAACGCCCCCGCCCACCAAGTCGCCCACTTCGCCTATAAAGTTGACCTGACCGACGGAAAAGCCGTTGCGGAGCTTGTGGACTATATTGACCCACATTTCATCGTGCCCGAAATCGAAGAAATCGCCACCGCTACCCTGGTGGAATTAGAAGATTCCGGGCGCACCGTCGTCCCCACCGCCCGAGCCACCCGACTCACAATGAATCGCCAACGCATTCGAAAACTAGCGGCCGTGGAACTGGGATTGCCCGTCGCTGCCTACTGGTTTGCCGACGATTTTGACGATTTCCGGGCCGCTATCCGCCACGCGGGTTTCCCCTGCATAGTCAAACCCATTATGAGCACCTCTGGTAGAGGACAAACCGTAGTCCGCAGCGAAGACGACGTGCTACTGGCCTGGGAAACCGCCCAAACCGGGGGTCGACCCGAACGAGTAATCGTCGAACGCTTTATCGACTTCGACTTCGAAATCACCCTTCTGGTGGTGCGCTCCATTGATCCCACCACCGGCGAACTCGCCACCTGGTTCTGCGAACCCATCGGCCACCGCCAAGACGCCAGCGGCTATGTGGAATCCTGGCAGCCCATGCCGCTCTCACCCGCTGCCCTCGACTCGGCTAGGTCCATCGCCGCCCGCATCACCAATGCCCTCGGCGGCCGCGGCGTATTCGGCGTGGAACTCTTTATCTCCGGGGACGAAGTGTATTTCTCCGAAGTATCCCCCCACCCCCACGACACCGGCATGGTGACATTAAGCACCCAACGGGTCGACGAATTCGCCCTCCATGCGCGGGCAATCCTCGGGCTTCCCATCGACGTGACTTGCATTTCCCCCGGCGCCTCGGCGGTCATCCATGGTGGCACCGACGCGACCGGCCCCCACTACAGCGGGTTGGCGTCGGCGCTTGCGGTGCCGGAAACCGACGTGCGGCTCTTCGGCAAGCCCGAATCGTTCGCCATGCGACGTATGGGGGTGGCGATCTCGACGGCGGAAGACGTGGTCACCGCCCGGAAGCGGGCCACCGAAGCGGCCAGCTATGTGCACGTGTCCGGCCGGCCTGTAGACCGATCCGTCCCCTCCTAG